A DNA window from Providencia huaxiensis contains the following coding sequences:
- a CDS encoding YajG family lipoprotein: MLRKLCFPLLGLFLLAGCATSSNTLSLEPKIALPAKNPTLNATSISVSSVDNRTNKSLAEVNRNGSLVVLNPSRDPRYLMQEAVEKQMAARGFMVTSPANVNLVVQLNKLDTKVSEGSLRHNITVNSSVSIIATAPNGSTKTRSFTRNFNTQELLAANNAKIETAINSALTDLIADMATDQEITDFIRQNSRY, from the coding sequence ATGTTAAGAAAACTGTGTTTTCCACTTTTAGGGTTATTTCTTCTTGCGGGCTGTGCAACCAGCAGCAATACATTATCACTAGAGCCTAAGATAGCTTTACCTGCGAAAAACCCTACACTGAATGCAACTTCAATTAGTGTCAGCAGTGTCGATAACCGTACGAATAAATCCTTAGCAGAAGTTAATCGTAATGGTAGTTTAGTTGTACTGAACCCTTCACGCGATCCTCGTTATCTGATGCAAGAAGCCGTCGAAAAGCAAATGGCAGCACGTGGGTTTATGGTGACATCACCGGCAAATGTGAATTTAGTCGTTCAATTGAATAAACTCGATACCAAAGTAAGTGAAGGCAGCCTGCGCCATAATATTACTGTAAACTCCAGTGTCAGTATTATTGCAACAGCGCCAAATGGCTCGACAAAAACACGTTCATTTACCCGTAATTTTAATACACAAGAATTATTGGCTGCCAATAATGCCAAGATAGAAACGGCTATCAATAGCGCATTAACTGATTTAATTGCAGATATGGCAACAGACCAAGAAATCACCGATTTTATCAGACAAAATTCACGCTATTAA
- a CDS encoding cytochrome o ubiquinol oxidase subunit III, which yields MSTNTMTNQNIAHAEHGHHDAGGTKVFGFWLYIMSDLILFACLFATYVVLADGTAGGPAGKDIFSLKFVLGETFLLLVSSITYGFAMIAMHKGKIAAVNLWLFATFLLGLGFVIMEIYEFHELIAEGFGPDRSGFLSGFFALVATHGLHVTAGLIWIIIMMIQVTRRGLTDVNKTRLNCLSLFWHFLDVVWICVFTVVYLLGAI from the coding sequence ATGTCAACTAATACAATGACTAACCAAAATATCGCCCATGCTGAGCATGGGCACCACGATGCAGGTGGAACAAAAGTATTCGGTTTCTGGCTCTATATTATGAGCGACTTGATTCTGTTTGCTTGTTTGTTTGCTACCTATGTTGTTTTGGCCGATGGAACTGCCGGCGGTCCTGCTGGTAAAGATATCTTCAGTCTGAAGTTCGTATTAGGCGAAACCTTCTTACTGTTAGTGAGTAGTATCACCTACGGCTTCGCAATGATAGCGATGCACAAAGGTAAGATAGCTGCTGTTAACTTATGGCTGTTTGCAACGTTCCTGTTAGGCCTTGGCTTCGTCATCATGGAAATCTATGAGTTCCATGAATTGATTGCAGAAGGCTTTGGTCCTGACCGTAGCGGTTTCTTATCTGGCTTCTTCGCACTCGTTGCGACTCACGGTCTACACGTAACTGCGGGCCTGATCTGGATTATTATCATGATGATCCAAGTCACTCGCCGTGGCCTGACTGATGTCAACAAAACACGTTTAAACTGCCTAAGTTTGTTCTGGCACTTCTTAGACGTTGTGTGGATTTGTGTATTTACCGTTGTTTATCTTCTGGGGGCTATTTAA
- the ampG gene encoding muropeptide MFS transporter AmpG produces the protein MPRFTLPNNITLILLGFVSGLPLALTAGTLQAWLTVENVDIKTIGFFSLVGQAYVLKFLWSPMMDRYTPPFLGRRRGWLLTTQILLIISIAAMGFVNPSEHLWYLAALAVTVAFCSASQDIVFDAYKTDLLSAEERGIGAATSVMGYRISMLVSGGLALWLADKFLTWKQLYLVMAGLMVIGVIATLLAKEPEESGAAPTSLKKAIYEPLAEFFSRNNAWLILLLLVFYKLGDAFVMALNTNFLLNALGFSLSEVGTVNKTVGMAATIVGALLGGYLMKNMSLFKALFIFGLLQGGSNIGYWFLAITPPNILTMGSIIFLENIFSGMGTAAFVALLMTLCNKSLSATQFALLSALSAVGRVYIGPVASIFVSNYGWPLFYLISIAVAVPGVLLLLACRTSLIYTQTTGLFQRRQLYARGYRIAVYALITAVSCLAIWLLSLLVFSFSDMKVYLFTTQIEFWLSLPHYQNLIFNTGISIGAISLVIGGSLDFLAVRKTVQQ, from the coding sequence ATGCCTCGTTTTACTCTACCAAATAACATCACTTTAATCCTTTTAGGCTTTGTTTCTGGTCTACCTTTAGCTTTAACTGCAGGTACATTACAAGCTTGGCTAACTGTTGAAAATGTCGATATAAAAACCATTGGTTTCTTTTCATTAGTCGGACAGGCTTATGTGTTGAAATTTCTTTGGTCTCCAATGATGGACCGCTATACCCCACCCTTTCTTGGTCGTCGAAGAGGATGGCTATTAACCACTCAAATTCTGTTGATTATCAGCATTGCCGCTATGGGCTTTGTGAACCCCTCAGAACATTTGTGGTATCTGGCTGCGCTAGCCGTTACTGTTGCATTTTGTTCAGCCTCACAAGATATTGTTTTTGATGCTTATAAAACCGATTTACTGAGTGCTGAAGAACGCGGAATTGGTGCGGCAACCTCCGTTATGGGATACCGGATCAGCATGCTAGTTTCAGGTGGCCTTGCACTTTGGTTAGCAGACAAGTTTTTAACCTGGAAACAACTGTACTTAGTCATGGCTGGGCTGATGGTTATCGGTGTTATCGCGACATTACTCGCCAAAGAACCTGAAGAAAGCGGTGCTGCGCCAACCTCATTAAAAAAAGCAATTTACGAGCCACTCGCTGAATTCTTTAGCAGGAACAATGCATGGCTAATCTTACTCCTGTTAGTTTTTTACAAACTCGGTGACGCCTTTGTCATGGCGCTCAATACCAACTTTCTGTTAAACGCGCTTGGTTTTAGTTTAAGTGAAGTGGGTACCGTCAATAAAACTGTCGGTATGGCGGCAACCATAGTTGGGGCATTACTTGGTGGTTACCTAATGAAAAACATGAGCTTATTTAAAGCTCTATTTATTTTTGGACTTCTACAAGGCGGCTCTAATATCGGATATTGGTTCTTAGCGATAACCCCCCCTAATATCTTAACCATGGGGTCGATTATATTTCTAGAAAATATCTTCTCTGGCATGGGAACTGCTGCTTTTGTCGCCCTCTTAATGACATTATGTAATAAGTCGTTATCTGCAACGCAATTTGCCCTTCTTTCTGCTCTTTCTGCTGTTGGGCGTGTTTACATTGGCCCAGTCGCAAGTATTTTTGTCAGTAACTATGGCTGGCCACTTTTCTACCTAATTTCAATCGCGGTTGCAGTTCCTGGCGTTTTACTTTTATTAGCTTGCCGAACATCCTTAATTTACACTCAAACAACAGGGCTATTCCAACGACGTCAACTATATGCTAGAGGCTACCGTATTGCCGTATATGCACTTATTACTGCCGTAAGCTGCCTTGCTATTTGGTTACTTTCATTACTTGTATTTTCATTTAGTGATATGAAAGTTTATCTATTTACGACACAAATTGAATTTTGGCTAAGTTTACCCCACTACCAAAACCTTATTTTTAATACTGGTATTAGCATTGGTGCTATCAGCTTAGTTATTGGTGGTAGTTTAGATTTCCTCGCCGTTCGCAAAACAGTACAGCAATAA
- the tig gene encoding trigger factor: MQVSVETTQGLGRRVTITVPATDIEKAVNSELVSVAKKVRVDGFRKGKVPMNIVKQRYGASVMQDVLGDVMQRNFINAIIEQKINPAGAPSYKPEQLEDGKDFVYSVEFEVYPEIELAGLETIEVEKPAVSVKDEDLENMLETLRKQQAQWKEVEAAAEADSRITINFTGSIDGEEFEGGKAEDFALVMGEGRMIPGFEEGVVGHKAGEEFDIEVNFPEDYHAENLKGKAAKFAIVLKKVEQRELPEFTEEFIKRFGIADGSLDGLRAEVRKNMERELKNAVRNRVKAQVLDGLIKANDIEVPAAVVDGEIDVLRRQAAQRFGGDEKQAMELPRELFEEQAKRRVVIGLLLGEVINKNELKADEDRVKALIEEMASAYEDPSEVIEYYSKNEELMNSVRNLALEEQAVETVLAVAKVTEKETNFTELMNQVQAG, from the coding sequence ATGCAAGTTTCTGTTGAAACGACTCAAGGCCTTGGGCGTCGTGTAACAATCACCGTTCCTGCCACTGATATTGAAAAAGCAGTTAATAGCGAATTAGTTAGTGTTGCTAAAAAAGTACGTGTTGATGGTTTCCGTAAAGGAAAAGTACCAATGAACATCGTTAAACAGCGTTACGGTGCGTCTGTTATGCAAGACGTTCTGGGCGATGTAATGCAACGTAACTTCATCAATGCAATTATTGAGCAAAAAATCAATCCAGCGGGTGCACCTAGCTACAAGCCAGAGCAACTCGAAGATGGTAAAGATTTTGTGTATTCAGTTGAATTCGAAGTTTACCCAGAAATCGAATTAGCAGGTTTAGAAACTATCGAAGTTGAAAAACCAGCAGTTTCTGTAAAAGACGAAGATCTGGAAAACATGTTAGAAACTCTGCGTAAGCAACAAGCGCAGTGGAAAGAAGTTGAAGCGGCAGCAGAAGCTGACTCTCGCATCACTATCAACTTTACCGGTTCTATCGATGGTGAAGAATTCGAAGGCGGCAAAGCAGAAGATTTCGCTCTGGTTATGGGCGAAGGTCGTATGATCCCAGGTTTCGAAGAAGGTGTTGTGGGTCATAAAGCGGGTGAAGAATTCGATATCGAAGTTAACTTCCCAGAAGACTACCATGCTGAAAACCTGAAAGGTAAAGCAGCGAAATTTGCTATCGTTCTGAAGAAAGTAGAACAGCGTGAACTGCCTGAGTTCACTGAAGAATTCATCAAGCGTTTTGGTATCGCTGATGGCTCTTTAGATGGCCTGCGTGCAGAAGTACGTAAAAACATGGAGCGTGAGCTGAAAAATGCTGTGCGTAACCGTGTTAAAGCCCAAGTTCTGGATGGCTTAATCAAAGCTAACGACATCGAAGTACCAGCAGCAGTTGTTGATGGTGAAATTGATGTTCTGCGTCGTCAAGCAGCACAACGCTTTGGTGGTGACGAAAAACAAGCGATGGAATTACCTCGTGAACTGTTTGAAGAACAAGCAAAACGTCGCGTAGTGATCGGTCTGCTGTTAGGTGAAGTGATCAACAAAAACGAACTGAAAGCTGATGAAGATCGTGTTAAAGCACTGATCGAAGAAATGGCTTCTGCGTATGAAGATCCATCTGAAGTTATCGAATACTACAGCAAAAACGAAGAGCTGATGAACAGTGTTCGTAACTTAGCTTTAGAAGAACAAGCTGTTGAAACAGTATTAGCTGTTGCTAAAGTGACAGAAAAAGAAACTAACTTCACTGAACTGATGAACCAAGTTCAAGCAGGTTAA
- a CDS encoding cytochrome o ubiquinol oxidase subunit IV, with protein sequence MSHAKDAHTGASHGSVKTYLIGFILSVILTVIPFWMVMEGTASTSAILWTVVGMAVVQILVHLVCFLHMNTSSDERWNLVAFLFTMLIVGIVVVGSLWIMYNLNINMMLD encoded by the coding sequence ATGAGTCATGCAAAAGATGCTCACACTGGAGCAAGCCACGGTAGCGTTAAAACATACCTGATTGGCTTTATCCTATCAGTTATCCTGACAGTGATCCCTTTCTGGATGGTGATGGAAGGTACAGCGTCAACTTCAGCAATCCTTTGGACTGTTGTGGGCATGGCGGTTGTGCAAATTCTGGTTCATTTGGTTTGTTTCTTACATATGAATACATCATCAGATGAGCGTTGGAATTTAGTTGCCTTCCTGTTCACCATGCTTATTGTTGGCATTGTGGTCGTAGGCTCACTGTGGATTATGTACAACCTGAACATCAATATGATGCTCGACTAA
- the bolA gene encoding transcriptional regulator BolA: MGANAAQSMQSLVIQKLQAAFEPTHLEVINESHQHNVLPGSESHFKVILVSDKFENKRMLARHREIYAILADELSGGIHALALHTYTQQEWNELADTALKSPACRGVGGVNR, from the coding sequence ATGGGCGCTAATGCAGCTCAAAGTATGCAATCTCTTGTGATCCAAAAATTACAAGCTGCTTTTGAACCTACACATTTGGAGGTGATTAATGAAAGCCATCAACACAATGTGTTACCTGGGTCTGAAAGCCATTTCAAAGTTATTTTAGTGAGTGATAAATTTGAAAATAAACGAATGCTTGCCCGTCATCGTGAAATTTATGCTATTTTAGCGGACGAATTATCAGGAGGGATCCATGCCCTTGCTTTGCATACATATACACAACAAGAGTGGAATGAGCTTGCTGATACAGCATTAAAATCACCAGCTTGTCGTGGTGTAGGTGGTGTTAATCGATAA
- the cyoE gene encoding heme o synthase, translated as MFKQYLQVTKPGIIFGNLISVIGGFLLASKGSIDYPLFVATLLGVSLVVASGCVFNNYIDRDIDRIMERTKNRPLVKGLIDPKVSLIYAAALGIAGMVLLLVAANALAMLLAVIGFIVYVGIYSLYMKRKSVYGTLIGSLSGAAPPVIGYCAVTNEFDMGALILLLIFSLWQMPHSYAIAIFRFKDYKAANIPVLPVIKGISVAKTHIFLYILAFMVATLMLAISGYAGYKYLIVGAAVSLWWLGMAISGFKTENDDRVWARKLFIFSIVAITSLSVMMSVDPIVSSDTVIALVR; from the coding sequence ATGTTTAAGCAATACCTGCAAGTGACCAAACCAGGAATTATATTCGGAAACTTGATTTCTGTGATCGGTGGTTTTTTATTGGCTTCAAAAGGGTCAATTGATTACCCACTGTTCGTTGCGACTTTGCTAGGTGTATCACTGGTCGTGGCTTCTGGTTGTGTTTTTAACAACTACATCGACCGTGATATCGACCGTATCATGGAAAGAACGAAGAATCGCCCTTTAGTTAAAGGGCTGATTGATCCGAAAGTTAGCCTGATTTACGCTGCTGCATTAGGTATTGCTGGTATGGTGCTGCTACTTGTAGCAGCCAATGCGCTGGCAATGCTGCTTGCAGTTATCGGTTTCATTGTTTATGTAGGTATTTATAGCCTATATATGAAACGTAAATCCGTTTATGGCACGCTGATTGGCAGCCTTTCAGGCGCAGCACCACCGGTTATCGGTTACTGCGCTGTTACAAATGAATTCGATATGGGTGCACTTATCCTATTGTTGATATTCAGTTTGTGGCAGATGCCTCATTCTTATGCCATTGCTATCTTCCGTTTTAAGGATTATAAAGCCGCAAACATTCCAGTGTTACCGGTTATTAAAGGAATTTCAGTCGCGAAGACACATATCTTCCTGTATATCCTAGCGTTTATGGTTGCAACATTGATGTTAGCTATCAGTGGATACGCGGGCTATAAGTACCTCATCGTAGGTGCAGCAGTCAGCTTATGGTGGCTAGGTATGGCAATTTCGGGTTTCAAAACCGAAAATGACGACCGAGTCTGGGCTAGAAAACTGTTCATTTTCTCAATCGTAGCAATTACTTCATTGAGTGTAATGATGTCAGTTGATCCTATCGTTTCAAGCGATACTGTTATAGCTCTCGTCAGATAA
- the cyoA gene encoding cytochrome o ubiquinol oxidase subunit II, translated as MRLMNYKKSIGAISLVVATLLLGGCDMVLMDPKGAVGVKQKELILIAIGLMLLVVIPVIFMTIIFARKYRESNTSATYRPNWAHSNKIELVCWTVPIIIIIILGAITWKTTHELDPYQPLVSDQEPVTIEVISADWKWIFIYPEQGIATVNEIAFPTGVPVNFKITSDSVMNSFFIPSLGGQIYAMAGMQTKLHLIANEPGTYKGFSASYSGHGFSDMKFNAIATPDRQGFDEWVQKVKASPKTMDTMQAFDEVAKPSMNVPVTYFSSVKPKLYEDIVLKFGHEHHKGHAPVENQSHSMTDHNDATGNSMQMSHSAHAAGAEE; from the coding sequence ATGAGACTTATGAACTACAAAAAAAGCATCGGAGCAATCTCACTCGTTGTAGCTACCTTACTATTAGGTGGTTGCGATATGGTGTTGATGGATCCAAAAGGCGCCGTTGGCGTTAAACAAAAAGAGCTAATTCTTATTGCAATTGGCTTAATGCTACTTGTTGTTATTCCTGTTATTTTCATGACGATTATCTTCGCAAGAAAATACCGTGAATCCAACACGTCAGCAACCTACCGTCCTAATTGGGCTCACTCAAATAAAATTGAGTTAGTCTGCTGGACTGTTCCTATCATCATTATCATTATTCTGGGTGCTATCACTTGGAAGACGACACATGAGCTGGACCCGTATCAGCCATTAGTGAGTGATCAGGAACCCGTCACGATTGAAGTTATTTCTGCTGACTGGAAATGGATATTTATTTATCCAGAGCAAGGCATTGCAACAGTTAATGAAATCGCATTCCCTACCGGTGTGCCAGTTAACTTCAAAATCACGTCAGACTCGGTGATGAATTCATTCTTCATTCCATCTTTAGGTGGCCAAATCTACGCGATGGCGGGTATGCAAACAAAACTTCACTTAATCGCTAACGAACCAGGCACTTATAAGGGCTTCTCTGCAAGCTACAGTGGCCACGGCTTCTCTGATATGAAGTTCAATGCTATTGCAACTCCTGACCGTCAAGGTTTTGATGAGTGGGTACAAAAGGTAAAAGCTTCTCCTAAAACAATGGACACCATGCAGGCATTTGACGAAGTCGCTAAGCCAAGCATGAACGTTCCTGTTACCTACTTCTCTAGCGTGAAGCCTAAACTTTATGAAGATATCGTTCTGAAGTTTGGTCATGAGCACCATAAAGGTCACGCTCCTGTAGAAAATCAAAGTCATTCAATGACTGACCATAACGATGCTACAGGTAATTCAATGCAAATGAGCCATAGCGCTCATGCAGCTGGCGCTGAGGAATAA
- the cyoB gene encoding cytochrome o ubiquinol oxidase subunit I, with the protein MFGKLTLDAIPLHEPIIVVTLIAIVLGGLGLVGVISYFGKWKWLWKEWLTSVDHKKIGVMYIIVAMVMLFRGFADAIMMRGQQVLASAGQEGFLNPHHYDQIFTAHGVIMIFFMATPFVVGLMNLVVPLQIGARDVAFPFLNSLSFWFFVVGVVLINISLGVGEFAQTGWLAYPPLSGLEYNPGVGVDYWLWSLQISGIGTLLTGVNFIATIIRMRTPGMSMMKMPVFSWAALCTNVLIVAAFPILTVTLTLLTLDRYLGTHFFTNDMGGNMMMYINLIWAWGHPEVYILVLPVFGVFSEVAATFSKKRLFGYTSLVWATIVITVMSFIVWLHHFFTMGSGANVNAFFGIATMIIAIPTGVKIFNWLFTMYQGRIEFKSPMLWTIGFIITFSVGGMTGVLLAVPGANFVLHNSLFLIAHFHNVIIGGVVFGCFAGMTYWFPKAYGFTLNEKWGVRAFWFWIIGFFLAFMPLYILGFMGMTRRLSQNIDPTYHTMLVVAAGGAALIAIGIACQVIQIIVSIRDRHENRDLTGDPWGGRTLEWATSSPPPFYNFAIEPHVQTRDAWWDLKEKGLAHKKPTSYEEIHMPKNTGAGVIIAAFSLVLGFAMIWHIWWLAIIGFGGMIVTWIAKSFDEDVDYYVPVAEIEEIENKHFEELRKAGVNDVN; encoded by the coding sequence ATGTTCGGAAAATTAACACTAGATGCAATTCCGCTCCATGAGCCGATTATCGTAGTCACCCTGATTGCTATTGTCCTAGGTGGACTTGGCTTAGTTGGTGTGATTTCTTACTTTGGTAAATGGAAGTGGTTGTGGAAAGAATGGTTAACCTCTGTTGACCATAAAAAAATTGGTGTCATGTACATCATTGTAGCGATGGTCATGTTATTCCGTGGCTTCGCTGATGCTATCATGATGCGTGGGCAGCAAGTTCTTGCATCTGCTGGCCAAGAGGGTTTCTTAAATCCTCATCACTATGACCAAATCTTTACTGCGCACGGCGTTATCATGATTTTCTTCATGGCAACTCCATTCGTTGTTGGCCTGATGAACCTCGTTGTACCTCTGCAAATTGGTGCACGTGATGTTGCGTTCCCATTCCTTAACTCATTGAGCTTCTGGTTCTTTGTTGTGGGTGTTGTGTTAATCAACATCTCTCTAGGGGTAGGTGAATTCGCACAGACTGGTTGGTTGGCTTATCCGCCATTATCCGGCTTGGAGTACAACCCTGGGGTCGGGGTCGATTACTGGCTCTGGAGTCTGCAGATATCCGGTATCGGTACTCTATTAACAGGGGTTAACTTCATCGCGACTATTATCCGTATGCGTACACCGGGTATGTCGATGATGAAAATGCCTGTATTCAGCTGGGCTGCGTTATGTACTAACGTATTGATTGTTGCTGCTTTCCCTATCTTAACCGTCACATTAACACTTCTGACGTTAGACCGTTATTTAGGCACCCATTTCTTTACTAATGATATGGGCGGCAACATGATGATGTACATCAACCTGATTTGGGCTTGGGGTCACCCTGAGGTGTATATCCTTGTTCTCCCAGTATTCGGTGTGTTCTCTGAAGTTGCAGCAACCTTCTCGAAAAAACGTTTATTCGGTTATACCTCATTAGTTTGGGCGACAATCGTTATTACCGTTATGTCCTTCATCGTTTGGTTGCACCACTTCTTTACGATGGGTTCAGGCGCGAACGTTAACGCCTTCTTTGGTATCGCCACAATGATTATCGCAATCCCTACAGGGGTTAAGATCTTCAACTGGTTGTTTACCATGTACCAAGGCCGTATCGAGTTTAAATCACCTATGCTGTGGACTATCGGTTTCATCATCACCTTCTCTGTTGGTGGTATGACTGGTGTTCTGCTTGCTGTTCCAGGTGCAAACTTCGTTCTGCATAACAGTCTATTCCTGATTGCTCACTTCCATAACGTTATCATTGGTGGTGTTGTATTCGGGTGCTTCGCGGGTATGACTTACTGGTTCCCGAAAGCATATGGCTTCACGCTAAATGAGAAATGGGGTGTTCGTGCCTTCTGGTTCTGGATCATCGGTTTCTTCTTAGCCTTTATGCCACTGTATATTCTTGGCTTTATGGGTATGACCCGTCGTTTAAGTCAGAATATTGACCCGACTTACCACACAATGTTAGTTGTTGCTGCAGGCGGTGCTGCGTTAATCGCCATCGGTATTGCATGCCAAGTTATCCAAATCATTGTGAGTATCCGTGACCGTCATGAAAACCGTGATTTAACCGGTGACCCATGGGGTGGACGTACACTTGAGTGGGCGACATCTTCTCCACCACCTTTCTATAACTTTGCGATTGAACCACACGTTCAAACCCGCGATGCATGGTGGGATCTGAAAGAGAAAGGCCTTGCTCATAAGAAACCAACTTCATATGAAGAAATTCATATGCCGAAAAACACAGGCGCAGGCGTTATTATCGCTGCATTTAGCTTAGTTTTAGGTTTCGCAATGATCTGGCACATCTGGTGGCTCGCAATCATTGGTTTCGGTGGAATGATCGTAACTTGGATTGCAAAAAGCTTCGACGAAGATGTTGATTACTACGTACCTGTGGCTGAAATCGAAGAAATCGAGAATAAGCACTTTGAAGAATTGCGTAAGGCAGGTGTGAACGATGTCAACTAA
- a CDS encoding nucleoside-specific channel-forming Tsx family protein: MKKIIYMATLISLAGTAYSDDIIGYKNGFADVNVNYLDWSHRTETKTENTTRKKDFAYIELEGGANFNWGELYGFFDLENPFHSQHTDSGRNKRYTIKTTGRFYLGDTGFNLYGHVYGTWSLPGAKYGGNFHDVNTLYGIGYNTAFGDLWFKPFIALNYTDQTFYSGNNGYVAGWVAGYNFSAFEENFMITNWHEMEFARNKRYNGGKSNGINGALAFWWNATNHVSAGVQYRYADNKLGDTFYQDAIIYTLKYTF, from the coding sequence ATGAAAAAAATCATTTACATGGCTACCTTAATTTCTCTAGCGGGTACGGCATACTCTGACGATATTATTGGCTATAAAAATGGCTTTGCTGATGTCAATGTAAACTATTTAGATTGGTCACATCGTACTGAAACCAAAACAGAAAATACGACACGTAAGAAAGATTTTGCCTATATTGAGCTTGAAGGCGGTGCCAATTTTAATTGGGGTGAGTTATATGGCTTTTTTGATCTCGAAAACCCATTCCATAGCCAACACACCGATTCAGGACGAAATAAACGCTATACCATTAAAACAACAGGCCGCTTTTATTTAGGTGATACTGGTTTCAATCTATATGGCCACGTTTATGGCACTTGGTCATTACCGGGAGCCAAGTATGGTGGTAATTTCCACGATGTGAATACTTTATATGGTATTGGTTATAACACTGCATTCGGTGATTTATGGTTTAAACCTTTTATTGCTCTAAATTACACCGACCAGACATTCTATTCAGGTAATAATGGATATGTAGCAGGTTGGGTAGCTGGTTATAATTTCAGCGCATTCGAAGAAAATTTCATGATAACAAACTGGCATGAAATGGAGTTTGCCAGGAACAAACGCTATAACGGCGGCAAGAGTAATGGCATAAATGGCGCTCTCGCTTTTTGGTGGAATGCGACAAACCATGTTTCTGCAGGGGTACAATACCGCTATGCTGACAATAAATTAGGAGATACCTTCTATCAAGATGCAATCATTTACACATTAAAGTATACCTTTTAG
- the clpP gene encoding ATP-dependent Clp endopeptidase proteolytic subunit ClpP has translation MSHFGSQEQLASQMALVPMVIEQTSRGERSYDIYSRLLKERIIFLTGQVEDHMANLIVAQMLFLEAENPEKDIHLYINSPGGVITAGMSIYDTMQFIKPDVSTICMGQACSMGAFLLTAGTKGKRFCLPNSRVMIHQPLGGYQGQASDIEIHAQEILKVKSRMNELMALHTGKSIEEITRDTERDRFLSANEAKEYGLVDQIYSSR, from the coding sequence ATGTCACATTTTGGCAGTCAGGAACAATTAGCATCTCAAATGGCCCTTGTGCCTATGGTCATAGAGCAGACTTCTCGTGGTGAGCGCTCGTATGATATTTACTCACGTCTATTAAAAGAACGTATTATCTTCCTGACAGGTCAAGTGGAAGACCATATGGCGAATTTAATCGTCGCTCAGATGTTATTTCTTGAAGCAGAAAACCCTGAAAAAGATATTCATTTGTATATTAATTCACCGGGTGGTGTAATTACCGCAGGTATGTCAATTTACGATACGATGCAGTTTATCAAGCCTGATGTAAGTACTATTTGTATGGGACAAGCTTGTTCCATGGGGGCTTTTTTATTGACAGCGGGTACAAAAGGTAAACGTTTCTGCTTACCAAATTCACGCGTGATGATCCACCAACCGTTAGGGGGTTATCAAGGCCAAGCGTCAGATATCGAAATCCACGCCCAAGAAATTCTTAAAGTGAAATCTCGAATGAACGAGTTAATGGCTCTGCATACTGGTAAATCCATTGAAGAAATTACCCGAGACACAGAGCGTGACCGTTTCTTATCTGCAAATGAAGCAAAAGAATATGGTTTAGTCGACCAAATTTATAGTAGCCGTTAA